The Pochonia chlamydosporia 170 chromosome 1, whole genome shotgun sequence genome window below encodes:
- a CDS encoding nitrate assimilation regulatory protein nirA (similar to Metarhizium acridum CQMa 102 XP_007809579.1) → MPSAEVVAQILQELKDEIDASIILTTLRSRTEIPSRSMGSSATTTETSSDASKVPQELETQPSGASNSSGAFQTGDDSPCFKHLRSWGACVPSRSDKDALMETAEVVPTLSTILSFPPLPLDAYTSQSQTDAWTRTGWTKAHILYLFDVLFTWDILPVCLLSKDLFLRDYDSGEAEYCSSALVHATLALASRMINELDNVDVLPSEWLGSTFFFKECQAAMQDKSWENSLPNIQALGMLALYQVRCGREKEAWDCAVAFASGIADLCGIASQSDGEHEAQYMNACTTTYCGAVTLVRVLQLATGLLFESPDLPIIPGSLDLDQSLCSTGDTNQGNSSPKLNMYGLQPNDAQAIATRIFQLTEWVYILIRTTQTAEQVASADLIATYAKCLDWYNSSFAMIHAKGNRSPFAIFMHMFYHFCLLCMFRSFLGVVLEGSSIRPRDLCMQSAQSILALAQSYDDMFTLRQVPGLMPYLICTAGLFSLAIEDVGLGMDLVHLRVGHNASQLQRSQPGESSSSEGQKEVLDVPPHVKMSAASHARLLLVKLRSTYPAAAVAERMLQEVMLARDVPSEL, encoded by the exons ATGCCATCAGCCGAGGTCGTCGCTCAAATCTTGCAAGAGCTGAAGGATGAAATTGACGCCTCAATAATACTGACTACCTTAAGATCCCGAACAGAAATCCCTTCACGGTCGATGGGCAGTtccgccaccaccacggAAACCAGCAGCGACGCCAGCAAAGTGCCACAGGAACTGGAGACGCAACCTTCCGGAGCATCCAACAGCAGCGGTGCCTTTCAAACTGGTGATGACTCGCCTTGCTTCAAGCATCTTCGATCCTGGGGAGCATGTGTACCAAGCCGCAGTGATAAGGATGCGCTCATGGAGACGGCGGAGGTAGTGCCAACCTTGTCAACCATCCTGTCGTTTCCACCGCTGCCACTCGATGCATACACTTCCCAGTCGCAAACGGACGCGTGGACGCGAACGGGTTGGACAAAGGCCCATATTCTATACCTGTTCGACGTCTTGTTCACGTGGGATATTCTCCCCGTCTGCCTGTTGAGCAAGGACTTGTTTCTCCGAGACTACGACAGCGGCGAAGCGGAATACTGCTCTTCGGCCTTGGTGCATGCGACCCTTGCTCTGGCATCTCGAATGATCAATGAACTTGACAATGTCGATGTCCTCCCATCTGAGTGGCTTGGAagcaccttcttcttcaaagaaTGCCAAGCGGCTATGCAGGACAAGTCGTGGGAGAACAGCCTCCCAAACATCCAGGCCCTAGGCATGCTCGCTCTATACCAAGTACGCTGTGggagagaaaaagaagcatGGGACTGTGCCGTGGCATTTGCCTCCGGTATTGCTGATCTTTGTGGGATAGCGTCTCAGTCTGATGGTGAACACGAGGCACAGTACATGAATGCCTGCACTACAACGTACTGTGGTGCAGTGACGCTGGTTCG TGTATTGCAACTGGCAACCGGGCTGCTCTTTGAGTCCCCAGACCTCCCAATAATCCCAGGATCGCTGGACCTTGATCAGTCACTGTGCAGCACCGGTGACACAAACCAAGGAAACAGCAGCCCCAAACTAA ACATGTACGGCTTGCAGCCGAATGACGCCCAGGCCATCGCAACCCGGATATTCCAACTAACTGAATGGGTCTACATACTGATACGTACAACTCAGACAGCCGAACAAGTGGCATCGGCTGACTTGATAGCAACCTATGCCAAGTGCCTTGACTGGTACAACAGCTCGTTTGCCATGATCCATGCAAAGGGGAACAGGAGCCCCTTTGCGATATTCATGCA CATGTTCTACCACTTTTGTCTCCTGTGCATGTTTAGGAGCTTCCTAGGCGTGGTTCTAGAGGGCTCCTCCATTCGACCGCGCGATCTGTGCATGCAGTCCGCCCAGTCTATATTGGCGCTGGCTCAATCGTACGATGACATGTTTACTCTCCGGCAGGTTCCTGGGCTGATGCCCTATCTGATTTGCACAGCGGGCCTGTTTAGTCTCGccattgaagatgttggccTGGGTATGGACCTGGTCCATCTGCGCGTAGGCCACAACGCCTCGCAGCTCCAGCGTTCTCAGCCTGGTGAATCTTCATCTAGTGAAGGGCAAAAGGAGGTTCTGGATGTTCCTCCGCACGTCAAGATGTCTGCGGCGTCCCACGCGCGCTTACTACTCGTTAAACTGAGGTCGACCTATCCTGCTGCGGCGGTGGCGGAGAGGATGTTGCAGGAGGTGATGCTTGCTAGGGATGTGCCGAGCGAGTTGTAG